Genomic DNA from Mercenaria mercenaria strain notata unplaced genomic scaffold, MADL_Memer_1 contig_642, whole genome shotgun sequence:
TGTTCTTGTGAagcacatacatattttttttttcactcttgcctGTTAACAATAAGGTTTTTTGGTTGCAAAGTTTTTCATTGTCAATAGTAAAGGGTTTCACTTTTTTCGGTGGTGGACGTTTTACGCTAACTGGCTATATCAAATTTCTGCTTTTACTGTGGTTTCAATTTCTCATCACCAACAGCTTGTTTTAACAGTGTAACATTGTCAACTTCGTCGAaacatgcaaattttttttttgttaatcagcGAACGTTTGGTTTCCATTTTTTTAGTTACGGAGATGCAAATGAAAGCCcgccattttttaaatttttctctcCAAGGTCTTTTTTCCCCCCGCTTTTAATCTTACTTTCGCCAATGCGATCAGATTAAAGATTTGGGTTTGTATCAAACTAATTCgaaatatgctttttttttccagggttttttttaccaattaaaaaaaatttcatttcggttTCGGCGATAAAATTTTTCGGGTCGCGCCGATTTTTTCGAGTCGGTCGTGGATggggaaacaaacaatattttattttaggccTAACCGACCATCGTGtataaaaaactataaatagtgataaagcactgttttgctataaattatttcttaattataactGGCCTTAAATGCctaagcaaaaaaaataaaaaaattcaagtattaactcggaataaaaaaaataataattagaaCTTGAAAATGGTGTTTACCTTACTGGAAAGTTTTTAATAATAGATCTGCACACCCTTGGGATGATGCGGCTTGCTGAACTTCTCGAAATGCCATGAATGTCAGCAACTTCAGACAGAAAATCTCCTTTTGCGAGATATCTCAGGGTAACCAGCACCTGAATAACAAGATATCATTTACTGAAATTTACATCATAAAaaacactgattctggtatgcaaggtatgtggtaTAAAACTATCTCATGAACACCCACATCAAATAATTTTGAGAACTATTTCAGTAAGATTAAGATAGATATTGCTTCCCTTGACTATACCTCTATATAGTCTAGTTATACCTTACTATCGTACCAATTGACAAACAAGGGATACAAAGACAATATAGATTATATATGCACAGGATAGTGGGTGAGTACAGTATCTCCCTCCTGTCAGCAGGATACTCACTCATACAGTTTTTTAAGGCTTGGACATCTGCCGAATTTTTAGGCTAGTACTTTGGCAAGAGGTTATGAATGCTTGTGCGTAACAGTAGCTATGCAAACAGTTCTTGACAAACAGTCTAAATGTACATACTGCCAGTTTGAAACtgctaaaattttaaagatatatgtcACTCACCTGTTACTACCAATCACTTTATGACTACACATTTATACTAGAATTACCCATATGCAATCCAATTTACGAACATTCTCCTTAGTTCTTAACCAGACCCAGGTACATGTAGATCATGTTGGAATTACCAACCATAACATGGTTATTGAACTGTGTGCCACATGTAACAAGGCACTAAACAGTTCAATCAAACATATTATGTAATTGGTTTACATCTCTCAGTCTTTCAGTCCAGTCTCCTTGAAACAAACTTTGCAATCCAAAGCGCCTCACtctccaatatttttttttcataaaagaaaatttctcCTTTAGCTATTCAGTACGAACTGACTTTGGTACGCATGCAAACTAGCGTTTGTAGTTTTTTCCAATTCGCAGTATCATATTAAATACAAGACAGTCAAATTTAGTCGATAATAAAAATTCTTCAATCAATTACTGTTGTTAACAAAATAATGATTGAAAACATGTTCCAGAACAAAAAGAAACTATTGGAATATCGACTTCTTTGTTGTCATTGTGACCGGTGCATTGGAAATCTCCTTTCATGTAAACAGGTTTATGCAACAAAAAGTAGCGTAAAGAGCAGAAAGAATATTGATACATAAAGTTACAACGGTACAGTACAAACCTGAATACGTGGAGGTATAACGTGACCGCCTCTGTTTGTAGGTAACGTAACATCCCCTCTGACTTtgtcaataatttcaaaaatacagtTCCTATCAAATCTGTATCGCGCAATTAAATCTTGGTCGCTGAACGTGTCTAGCACCTCGCTGTGGTCTCTAAATACGCGCTCCCGACGGAGTGCTCGGCGATTTCTATCGTCTAGCAATGCAATTAACGCTGCCATTGACGTGTTGATGTACTCAGCATCCCACAATGCATCAGGACTTAGGATATAATTTGCACTTAGGATAACCCAGGAGCACTCCTAAGTTAGGACCGTTTTTGCACTTAGGAAAAACTttaggaattttgatgaaacgcATTTTGGGCCAAATTTAGGACTTAAGATCAAATTTTGTCCTAGGAACTTTGATGAAACGCTctcctggtccctaggtctacggtcaaggtcacacttagaggccaaaggatacgaGAA
This window encodes:
- the LOC128554686 gene encoding uncharacterized protein LOC128554686, with translation MAALIALLDDRNRRALRRERVFRDHSEVLDTFSDQDLIARYRFDRNCIFEIIDKVRGDVTLPTNRGGHVIPPRIQVLVTLRYLAKGDFLSEVADIHGISRSSASRIIPRVCRSIIKNFPVR